The Bombus vancouverensis nearcticus chromosome 5, iyBomVanc1_principal, whole genome shotgun sequence genome segment atAGGAATACTATGACACAATTATCAAATCGTTTGCTGAGACAGCTTTATACGAAACAGTGAAATATAAAGTTCGTGATATTGCAAATAAAATGGCATTGCTTGATAGAGAAGTGAAGTATCTCATAAATAAGGCAAAAATATGGAGACCAAAGCAAGAATCTGCTACAAATCATACAGAGAGCACAAATGAGAATGCAACAAATACGAAAGAAGGACCGGAATCTGAACCTGTTCTTAAATCAACAGCTGATTCTGAAACGGAAAATTTTCAGAGCGAAGATACGTCTGAAAATAGAAAAGtacaaaatgaaaaatcatTAGATTCAGAAGAATCAACAGATTCATCAAAGGATAACGAACCTGAGATGATTCATGAAAATACTCAAGAAGGAATACATCAAGAACTTTAAAAAAGGATTTATTTTAAAGTGTGTGATTCTTATTATTGGCCGATTGCATCTCGGTTAATACGTTACATAATTAACTAGATTTCATTATATGCAAGCTGATGGATCCACACAAGGAAGATGTCACTCACTAGATAGAACATcaatagaaaaatgtaataacaCTCTAGTAGTGGTTTTGGAAACtgcagaaaatttaaaaaaatgtataatttcgGGGAACTTGTTGAAAAGTTACTTTCTCtttgatttcgatgattttggAATATGTCGTAAAGTTCAACATTTTGAATAGCTTTTTTCTACACATATAACCGGCAATTGGTCTTAGTTTTTGAGTTATACGTAAAAATATCCCGCCGCTTCCCCTTAGTTTTCAAGTTGGGTTGAATTAGTAGTAATATTAGTCCCCTTAAcggtattaatataaataatgctGGATTAATATTATTACTGACCCAATCTACATTGAAAACTAAGGTGGtgaaatatttttgcatataacTTCAAAACTAAGACCGACCGTCGGTTATAAGTACAGGGAAAGTTGttcaaaatattgaattttacaACATATTTCAAAATAACGGAAATCAGAGAGAAAGTAGCTTTTCAACAAATTCCCCGAAATggtgtatttttttaaatttcctgcGGTTCCGGCGCAAAACCACTAGTGTTGTTAGATTTTTCTATCGAGGCTCTATCTAATGAATGACATCCTGCTTATGGGAATCCATCACCTTGCATATAATGAAATTTAGTCAGATAATTTGTTATGTTATAGAACAGATTTACGAGTGCATTTAAAAACTAAAATCAGATACGAAAAATTATGTGGCTGGATGAATTATTTTGCGAATGTGAATACTAAATGTTATTTTAGTTAATTTCGTATATTTGTATAAGACTAAATACGGAACATGTAATTCGTttcaaaactataaaaaaagaTAGCCGACCATtatataaaaaatcataaaacaaTTTGTTTTCTTAAGTGCCAAGTAGTAACAGGTTTGAATAATAATTGAATAGTTTTAAACGATCATTATCAAAGAGCATTACATTTACTAAACGAATAAATTACCAGTATGAAGTCATTATGTACAAATGACATCGCTTTTCATATTTGGTCGGACTTCGTCTActgtgaatatatttaattgtgATACTTGATACTATATTCTTAGATATGCTCTATGCTGTAGCTTAAAACTGATTTTCTACAAGCATCTACATCAAGcattataattacatatacatacatatgggACAACATCTTTActaaaaaaattcaattctttttttactcatttttttttacattccTGATCATTAATCCTCGTTACAAAACGCCTAACCTCACAGCACCTTATACGTGCCCCACTATATCTATAGTATAATTCCTTTTATAGTGCaactatatattttatttcgttataatcaAACGTATGCAGTTTGTTATAACGCCAATTAAACTAAGCGAGGTAAAACTACATCtaacaatattatttttttaaaaggagTTGCAATTTGTGTGTAAAATAACTTGTTTTTTTATGAATTTGTTGCAAAATGATTAGAACCATTCCAAATGAATctaattgtaatttaaatttataaattatattatttattattttgggCGAATAAAGGAGTTTGTAAGGTATTACCAAAGGAGGGGAAAATTAATATTACTTTCAGTTAATACATCGTCAAATTTGATAATTGTAAGAAAATATAGATACACAAAGTCTTCCTACAATCATAtgtcgaataaaataaattataattgtttatttatttttacatattatggCAACTAGTATTATTAATGTGTGattcataatttttcttatttcttagtGCATTATAAaagatttcaatattttaaatcttataaaatttaagatattttgtgtattttaataattactgtATGATACATAAGATGTAATAAGCCTTacattatttattacttacgACAATTATAATAAAAGGCTATGAAATATCGTACTTAATTGTATTTCCACTCttttaagaaatatatattaagATTCTTTCCGCATATCTTTAAAATTTGAAAGCtgtgattatatttgatttagTGTCATGTCGCTAGATCGTCCCACAGTCGCGAGAAAATATTACATATAGTTCGGAAATAAATACAAGTTGCTTTGGTACTAACGTCTATTTTTTgacagatttttatgcaaataaaatatgtatgttacaattttaaatacgtgaatcaaaaattcatttttcatgATGTATTAATTATTTGGTTGGTGTTATTCAAAACAATCACGTATCTTAACCCTGACTTTAATGACTTTATAAAaaggaacatttatttattaatgtcaTGTCGTTGCGTCAACTTCTGCGTGTATTATTGAAAAGAGCTAGTCCTGTTATGGTAAAATCCTGAATTAGTTAAAAACATTCTAATTTTCTTATATCTTATCTTTgttaatacttttttttattatgcaGTATGCTACTAGCTTTACATTTGTAAACCAACCAGAAACTAATAAACCCacagaaaatgataaattacaatttgaacctgttgatataaaaaaattaactcCTGAATATATGATACAACAATCAACTATAGATGCTGTTAACAGTGCAACTCAATCATTAACTGTTACATATACAGCCATAATGAAAACAAGTAAAGAATACAAGTAAGTAAAtctttatgtaaaataaaaaggatTAAGTAACTTTATTGAAGTGTGACAAACCCTTTTGTTATATCaaaatcacataaaaatattttacagggAATTGTTATGTGAATTAATTACCCTTTCAAGGGAAACCTTAGAGTTTAATGTTAGTGATTCACATTGGGACATGATAGTTGAACTAAGGTCACAAGtacaaagtaaaaaagaaatcttaactgtaagaaaagataaaataaatttatatagggatattagatttattaaaaatattcttaatatGTTTTTGTAGAAATTAACAGGATATATTGAATATGTTCATAAAATGGCAGTAGCTGCTTCAGAATTAAGTTACTTGTCAGGATTGGATAATTTGTCTTTCACTCTTACTCAGAGAATAGATGATGCATTAAGGATTATAAAGGAAGAAGTTAATCATATTATGATACTTGAACAAGAATACTGTGGTGTACAAAAAGAATGTATACAAAATTGTAAGTATAATGAAATTAGTGctactattaaataaattgactctttttaattttattacattttctttacagccagtaaaataaataatgaatcCGCAGATAAAGAGAAACCAAATGAATTCATCTAGtttgatgaaatattttttgtttacaGTTTATAGTTTATGTTTAAGTTTTTGTACAGTAAGTAGCAACatgttgaaaataaattatatacacaTCTTACTTTCTTCTTTAGTAATCTTATTCACATTACTgagtatatttttagaaatacagagataataaaattctatataattcgaaaaaatagaggacaataaattttctatagctAGTTTTAAACAAAACAATTGCTCATCAAGCATCAAGATGTATTGTTACAATATGTCTACCAGGTATCATTACTAAACCAAGAGTTCTTGCTTCTGTATGATCCTCTGACAAAAATTCTGAACATGATCCTAAAATCACATTGGCATCACGGTCAGTACATAAGAATGCACCTATTAAAATACGCCCATCTGTCATTTTTATTCTTAAGTTTCGATTTAGCCATCCACGTAATTTTTGCTTTGCTGGAGATTCCTCTGTATTAACAGCCTATTATAAGTGCATAAATAAACTCATACTAACTTAATTCACAGCACATATATGTTACTATTAATATGATAATTATATACAACAGTAGAAACATGTTAAACAATGAAATATTACTGTCAGACATGGAAGGTTAAATACTTTTTAAGTAAACACAAATGTAACCTCTTAAACAAGAC includes the following:
- the LOC117158746 gene encoding uncharacterized protein LOC117158746, producing MSLRQLLRVLLKRASPVMYATSFTFVNQPETNKPTENDKLQFEPVDIKKLTPEYMIQQSTIDAVNSATQSLTVTYTAIMKTSKEYKELLCELITLSRETLEFNVSDSHWDMIVELRSQVQSKKEILTKLTGYIEYVHKMAVAASELSYLSGLDNLSFTLTQRIDDALRIIKEEVNHIMILEQEYCGVQKECIQNSSKINNESADKEKPNEFI
- the Sbat gene encoding LSMD1 domain-containing protein Sbat; the encoded protein is MKEGHNVSNITNDDYIHENGEAVNTEESPAKQKLRGWLNRNLRIKMTDGRILIGAFLCTDRDANVILGSCSEFLSEDHTEARTLGLVMIPGRHIVTIHLDA